In a single window of the Cervus elaphus chromosome 1, mCerEla1.1, whole genome shotgun sequence genome:
- the LOC122700037 gene encoding LOW QUALITY PROTEIN: olfactory receptor 5M3-like (The sequence of the model RefSeq protein was modified relative to this genomic sequence to represent the inferred CDS: substituted 1 base at 1 genomic stop codon), with protein MLNFTDVKEFILLGLTSRREWQILFFVIFLLVYVVTVVGNIGMILLIKVSPQLSSPMYFFLSHLSFVDVWFSSNVTPKMLENLLSKTKMISYAGCLVQCFFFIALVHVEIFILVAMAFDRCMATGSPLLYGSKMSRIVCIXLISFPYVYGFLTSLAATLWTYGLCFCGKIEINHFYCADSPLIKMACAGNFVKEYTTIILAGINFSYSLTIAIASYLFILIAILQMNSAEGRRKAFSTCGSHLTVVIFYGTLIFMYLRCPTEESVEQGKVVAVFYTTVIPMLNPMIYSLRNKDVKEALNKVISKTFLIK; from the coding sequence ATGCTCAACTTCACGGATGTGAAAGAGTTTATTCTTTTGGGACTAACCAGTCGTCGGGAATGGCAAATTCTCTTCTTTGTCATTTTCCTGCTGGTCTATGTGGTCACCGTGGTGGGTAATATCGGCATGATCCTGTTAATTAAGGTCAGTCCACAACTCAGCAGCCCCATGTACTTTTTTCTGAGTCATTTGTCATTTGTTGATGTGTGGTTTTCCTCCAATGTCACTCCTAAAATGCTGGAAAACCTGTTATCCAAGACAAAAATGATTTCTTACGCTGGCTGTTTGGTACAGTGTTTCTTCTTCATTGCTCTTGTCCATGTAGAGATATTTATTCTTGTTGCGATGGCCTTTGACAGATGCATGGCCACTGGAAGCCCTTTGCTCTATGGCAGCAAAATGTCAAGGATTGTCTGCATCTGACTGATTTCCTTCCCTTACGTGTATGGTTTTCTGACTAGTCTGGCAGCAACATTATGGACCTATGGTTTGTGCTTCTGTGGGAAGATTGAGATCAACCACTTCTACTGTGCAGACTCACCTCTCATCAAAATGGCCTGTGCTGGAAACTTTGTAAAAGAATATACAACGATCATACTCGCCGGCATTAATTTCTCATATTCCCTAACTATAGCTATCGCATCCTATCTCTTCATCCTCATTGCCATTCTCCAGATGAACTCGGCGGAAGGGAGGCGCAAGGCCTTTTCCACCTGTGGGTCCCATCTGACCGTCGTCATATTCTACGGAACCCTCATTTTCATGTATCTCAGATGTCCCACAGAGGAGTCTGTGGAGCAGGGGAAGGTGGTGGCCGTGTTTTACACCACGGTGATCCCCATGTTGAACCCCATGATCTACAGTCTGAGGAACAAGGATGTGAAAGAGGCCTTGAACAAAGTGATcagcaaaacatttttaataaagtaa